The following are from one region of the Streptomyces rubrogriseus genome:
- a CDS encoding (5-formylfuran-3-yl)methyl phosphate synthase — protein sequence MLLLISPDGVDEALDCAKAAEYLDIVDVKKPDEGSLGANYPWVIREIRAAVPADKPVSATVGDVPYKPGTVAQAALGAAVSGATYIKVGLYGCTTPEQAVEVMRGVVRAVKDHRADAFVVASGYADAHRIGCVNPLSLPDIARRSGSDAAMLDTAVKDGTRLFDHVPPDVCAEFVRRAHDSGLLAALAGSVKSGDLGELARIETDIVGVRGAVCEGGDRTTGRIRPHLVAAFRAEMDRHVREHAAAAAQS from the coding sequence TTGTTGCTGCTCATCTCTCCGGACGGTGTCGACGAGGCCCTCGACTGCGCGAAGGCGGCCGAGTACCTGGACATCGTCGACGTCAAGAAGCCCGACGAGGGCTCGCTCGGCGCCAACTACCCCTGGGTCATCAGGGAGATCCGCGCGGCGGTCCCGGCGGACAAGCCGGTCTCCGCCACCGTGGGGGACGTGCCGTACAAGCCCGGCACGGTGGCCCAGGCGGCGCTCGGCGCGGCCGTGTCCGGGGCCACCTACATCAAGGTCGGCCTCTACGGGTGCACGACACCCGAACAGGCCGTCGAGGTCATGCGCGGGGTGGTCCGAGCGGTGAAGGACCACAGGGCGGACGCGTTCGTCGTCGCGTCGGGCTACGCCGACGCCCACCGCATCGGCTGTGTCAACCCGCTCTCGCTGCCCGACATCGCTCGCCGTTCGGGTTCCGACGCCGCCATGCTCGACACCGCGGTCAAGGACGGGACGCGGCTGTTCGACCACGTTCCGCCCGACGTGTGCGCCGAGTTCGTGCGGCGCGCCCACGACTCCGGTCTCCTCGCCGCGCTGGCGGGCAGTGTCAAGTCCGGCGACCTCGGTGAACTGGCCCGTATCGAGACGGACATCGTCGGGGTGCGCGGAGCGGTCTGCGAGGGAGGGGACCGCACCACGGGCCGGATCCGGCCGCACCTGGTGGCGGCCTTCCGGGCGGAGATGGACCGGCACGTCCGGGAACACGCGGCCGCTGCCGCGCAGAGCTGA